A stretch of Pseudomonas sp. LS.1a DNA encodes these proteins:
- a CDS encoding VRR-NUC domain-containing protein, translating into MIAHSVDDPFYYLHNFRQVLLWVEQRYEDLLDDQELAFIRTFSQLHAPAQALMVRMVMRKGELFRSDRLDYAEIGDTGQALQPLLALGWVQEPAQLALEQLFVLLRKDELARCFAPQLSRPRAAKHDLLAQLQPLGLQARSLAEWFPDSGVRILQWCLQPLCDRMRLLFFGNLYQDWSDFVLADLGVLRYEQVPFSADSRALQQRAEVDLAMALHQCAERLEQGDEPLSILAAMQGLRSDNPWLARRHARLQFALGQQCERLGDWAQAMAVYAQCSHAQARIRQVRVLERSEQWPQAHALALQLAAAPANALEVQALERMLPRLARKLGGPPQRRQRVAPLDLIELELPRELAALGVEEAVRQHLAEDGGPVHYVENTLFNSLFGLLCWEAIFAPVPGAFFNPFQAAPQDLHDSDFQQRRSALFERCLARLDDGSHHRAILDCYAAKQGLQSPFVFWSMLSEELLEQALACLPAAHLKQCFLRLLQDIRNNRAGMPDLIQFWPQQGRYRMVEVKGPGDRLQDNQLRWLEFCRAHGLPVAVCHVRWSETP; encoded by the coding sequence CTGCACGCCCCGGCACAAGCCCTGATGGTGCGCATGGTCATGCGCAAAGGCGAGCTGTTTCGCAGTGATCGCCTCGACTATGCCGAAATCGGCGATACCGGGCAGGCCCTGCAGCCGTTGCTGGCCCTCGGCTGGGTACAGGAACCTGCGCAACTGGCGCTGGAGCAACTGTTCGTCTTGCTGCGCAAGGACGAACTTGCCCGCTGTTTTGCCCCGCAGCTGAGCCGTCCCCGCGCCGCCAAGCATGACCTGCTTGCACAGCTGCAACCCTTGGGCCTGCAAGCCCGGTCATTGGCCGAGTGGTTTCCGGACAGCGGCGTGCGCATCCTCCAGTGGTGCCTGCAACCCTTGTGCGACCGCATGCGCCTGCTGTTCTTCGGCAACCTGTACCAGGACTGGTCGGACTTCGTCCTTGCCGACCTCGGTGTGCTGCGCTACGAACAGGTGCCGTTCAGTGCCGATTCGCGTGCCCTGCAGCAACGTGCCGAAGTCGACCTGGCCATGGCCTTGCACCAATGCGCCGAGCGCCTGGAGCAGGGCGACGAGCCGCTGTCGATCCTGGCTGCCATGCAAGGCCTGCGCAGCGACAACCCGTGGCTGGCCCGGCGCCATGCGCGCCTGCAGTTCGCCCTGGGCCAGCAATGCGAACGCCTGGGTGACTGGGCGCAGGCCATGGCGGTCTACGCGCAGTGCAGCCATGCCCAGGCGCGCATCCGCCAGGTGCGGGTGCTGGAGCGCAGCGAGCAGTGGCCCCAGGCCCATGCGCTGGCGCTGCAACTGGCGGCGGCACCGGCCAACGCCCTGGAAGTGCAGGCGCTGGAGCGCATGTTGCCACGCCTGGCCCGCAAGCTAGGTGGCCCGCCACAGCGGCGCCAGCGTGTCGCGCCCCTGGACCTGATCGAGCTGGAGCTGCCCCGGGAACTGGCAGCGCTGGGCGTGGAGGAAGCGGTACGCCAGCACCTGGCCGAAGACGGTGGGCCAGTGCATTACGTGGAGAACACGCTGTTCAACAGCCTGTTCGGCTTGCTGTGCTGGGAGGCGATCTTCGCCCCGGTGCCTGGCGCGTTCTTCAACCCGTTTCAGGCCGCCCCGCAGGACCTGCACGACAGCGACTTCCAGCAACGCCGCAGTGCTCTGTTCGAACGTTGCCTGGCGCGGCTTGACGATGGCAGCCATCACCGGGCGATTCTCGACTGCTACGCCGCCAAGCAAGGCCTGCAGTCGCCGTTCGTGTTCTGGTCCATGCTCAGTGAAGAATTGCTTGAGCAAGCCTTGGCCTGCCTGCCGGCAGCCCATTTGAAACAGTGCTTCCTGCGCCTGCTGCAGGATATCCGCAACAACCGCGCCGGTATGCCCGACCTGATCCAGTTCTGGCCCCAACAGGGCCGCTACCGCATGGTCGAAGTCAAGGGGCCCGGCGACCGCCTGCAGGACAACCAGCTGCGCTGGCTGGAGTTCTGCCGGGCCCACGGCCTGCCCGTCGCGGTGTGCCATGTGCGCTGGAGCGAAACGCCGTGA